The proteins below are encoded in one region of Lactuca sativa cultivar Salinas chromosome 3, Lsat_Salinas_v11, whole genome shotgun sequence:
- the LOC111921632 gene encoding proteasome subunit beta type-1 gives MPKEHANWSPYDNNGGTCVAIAGADYCVIAADTRMSTGYSILTREYSKICKLADKSFMASSGFQADVKALQKVLSSRHLIYQHQHNKQMSCPAMAQLLSNTLYYKRFFPYYAFNVLGGLDSEGKGCVFTYDAVGSYERVGYSAQGSGATLITPFLDNQLKSPSPLLLPAKDAVTPLSEAEAIDLVKTCFSSATERDIYTGDSVEIIILNANGVRSESEQLRRD, from the exons ATGCCGAAGGAACACGCAAACTGGTCTCCATACGATAACAATGGAGG AACTTGTGTGGCGATTGCTGGTGCGGATTATTGCGTGATTGCAGCGGATACTCGGATGTCTACCGGTTACAGTATTCTCACCCGAGAGTACTCCAAAATCTGTAAATT aGCAGACAAAAGTTTCATGGCTTCTTCAGGATTCCAGGCTGATGTGAAAGCACTTCAAAAGGTTTTGTCTTCTAGACACCTG ATTTATCAACACCAGCACAACAAACAAATGAGTTGCCCTGCAATGGCTCAGCTTCTATCCAACACTCTTTACTACAAACGCTTCTTCCCTTATTATGCCTTTAATGTTTTAGGGGGACTCGATAGTGAAG gGAAGGGATGTGTTTTCACATATGATGCGGTTGGATCTTATGAAAGAGTTGGATACAGTGCTCAAGGCTCTGGTGCCACACTCATCACTCCATTCCTTGATAACCAACTTAAATCCCCTAGCCCTCTTCTTTTGCCTGCAAag GATGCTGTAACACCACTATCAGAAGCTGAAGCTATTGATTTGGTGAAGACTTGTTTTTCATCAGCAACAGAAAGAGATATTTACACT GGAGATAGTGTTGAAATTATAATTCTAAATGCTAATGGTGTTCGAAGTGAAAGTGAACAACTCCGCAGAGATTAG
- the LOC111921631 gene encoding protein transport Sec1a, whose amino-acid sequence MSCTDSASSSHGGEYKNFRQITRDRLLLEMLKSSSSGDSRGWKVLIMDKVTVKVMSSSCKMTDITDQGISLVEDLFKRRQPMPSMDVIYFIQPIKENIVMFLSDMSGREPLYRKAFIFFSGPTPKELVSHLKNDSSVLPRIGALREMNLEYFPLESQAFTTDHDRALEELYSKSSEKSRQFDITMTTMAIRIATVFASLKEFPVVWYRAKGMDGTSAATFRDLVPVRLASAVWDTISMYKTSIPNFPQNETCDLLIVDRSVDLIAPIIHEWTYDAMCHDLLDLDGNKYVQEVPNKSGGDPQRKEFLLEDHDPVWLEMRHLHIAEASEKLSDKMQNFMSKNKAAQLQQKDNSELSTREIQKMVQALPAYNEQMEKLSLHVEIAGKVNKVVRDEGLRDLGQLEQDLVFGDAGTKELIHFLRSYQHTDTEFKLRLLMIYAMVYPEKFEGDKGTKLMQVAKVPSEDIKVFQNMKLLEGTNSKKKHHGAFSLKFDAHKKHHALRKDRTGGGEEEEETWQLSRFYPMLEDLIEKLGKNDMPKDEYQCMNGPRPKNAATNDTSAKSGGTANHPNSRRSRRTTKPHASGDGHSGNSTSTATDFKNMGQRIFVFIIGGATRSELRVCHKLTAKLKREVILGSTSLDDPTQYISKVKMLSE is encoded by the exons ATGTCATGCACCGATTCCGCCTCGTCCTCTCATGGCGGAGAGTATAAGAATTTCCGTCAAATCACCCGTGACA GGTTGCTGCTTGAAATGCTTAAATCATCCTCATCAGGGGACTCAAGAGGCTGGAAG GTACTCATCATGGATAAAGTTACTGTTAAAGTTATGTCTTCTTCATGCAAAATGACAGATATCACAGATCAAGGAATTTCAT TGGTGGAAGACCTTTTCAAGAGAAGGCAGCCTATGCCTTCTATGGatgttatttattttattcaaccAATCAAAGAGAA CATTGTGATGTTTTTGTCTGACATGTCAGGAAGAGAACCTTTATATAGAAA agcatttattttttttagtggTCCTACCCCAAAGGAGTTGGTTAGTCATCTCAAGAATGACAGTAGTGTTTTACCACGAATTGGTGCTCTCAgagaa ATGAATCTGGAATATTTTCCTCTAGAAAGTCAG GCATTTACAACTGATCATGATAGAGCTTTAGAAGAATTGTATAGTAAAAGTTCTGAAAAATCCCGCCAATTTGATATCACCATGACTACAATGGCCATTCGCATTGCTACTGTTTTCGCTTCATTGAAG gaGTTTCCTGTAGTGTGGTATCGTGCAAAGGGGATGGATGGAACAAGCGCAGCAACATTCCGTGACTTGGTGCCTGTGAGGCTTGCTTCTGCTGTTTGGGACACCATTTCAATGTACAAGACAAGTATTCCCAACTTCCCACAAAATGAAACATGTGATTTGCTCATTGTTGATCGATCTGTTGATCTG ATTGCACCAATAATTCACGAATGGACATATGATGCCATGTGTCATGATCTTCTAGACTTGGATGGAAACAAATATGTGCAGGAAGTCCCTAATAAATCTGGTGGAGACCCTCAAAGAAAAGAGTTCCTTCTAGAAGATCACGATCCAGTTTGGCTTGAAATGCGCCATTTACATATAGCCGAA GCTAGTGAAAAATTGAGTGACAAGATGCAAAACTTCATGTCAAAAAACAAAGCTGCACAATTACAACAAAA AGATAATAGTGAGTTGTCTACTCGAGAGATTCAGAAGATGGTTCAAGCTTTGCCTGCTTATAATGAACAAATGGAGAAACTTTCACTCCATGTAGAG ATTGCTGGAAAAGTcaacaaagttgtgagagatgaAGGGCTGAGAGATCTTGGTCAACTTGAGCAGGATCTTGTCTTTGGTGATGCTGGGACAAAGGAACTCATTCACTTTTTAAGATCATATCAG CACACAGATACAGAATTCAAGTTGAGATTATTGATGATTTATGCAATGGTTTACCCTGAAAAGTTTGAGGGTGATAAAGGAACAAAGCTTATGCAG GTGGCAAAAGTGCCTTCTGAGGATATAAAGGTATTCCAAAATATGAAATTACTTGAAGGAACAAATAGCAAAAAGAAACACCATGGAGCCTTCTCCCTTAAGTTTGATGCTCACAAG AAACATCACGCATTAAGAAAAGATAGAACAGgaggaggagaagaagaagaggaaacatGGCAACTCTCCAGATTTTACCCCATGTTAGAG GATTTGATTGAAAAACTTGGGAAAAATGATATGCCAAAGGATGAGTATCAATGCATGAATGGTCCAAGACCTAAAAATGCTGCTACTAATGACACGTCAGCAAAGAGTGGGGGCACAGCTAATCATCCAAACTCAAGGAGATCAAGGAGGACTACCAAACCACATGCATCTGGTGATGGGCATTCCGG CAATTCTACGAGTACAGCTACAGATTTTAAAAACATGGGGCAGCGTATTTTTGTTTTTATCATTGGTGGGGCCACCAGATCCGAG TTACGTGTTTGTCACAAACTTACTGCTAAATTAAAGAGGGAGGTGATATTAGGTTCAACTAGTCTCGATGATCCAACACAATATATCTCg AAAGTGAAGATGCTTTCCGAGTAA